Part of the Gramella sp. Hel_I_59 genome, AACTTACTCCTAACGAATTAAGGCTCTATACCGCTAGCGAAGGCATTACAAGCCGGTGGTCATACATTGGGATTCTTCTGGGCGGTGTTTCCCTCGATGTTTTGATCAACGATATTAACGGGAAGACGAAATACCTCCGGGAAATGATAGAACTGGATGAACTGCAAGTGAAAGTACAGGCGGCTATCGATCTCTTCGGAAGGGAGTTTTTCAACGAACACCTAGATTTACAGGGTGACGAGATTATCAACTTTATCTATTATTCTTTTGAAGATGAAAATTTCAGTTTGATTTATGAGCAGGGAAAAGACCTTGAAATGATCGAATATTTTCAAAATAATATTGTTGAATTCCGAAGAATGAGAACTCAGGATGAATAGATGTAAAAGAAAAATTACGATGTATGCACTGCTGGTTTTTCTTGTAGGTTTCGCTTCCGTAGTAAAAGCCCAGGAAAGGAAAGTTGTTTCAGGTAAAATTGTTAGTGATAGCTTAATGGATAAAAGCGGAGTTCACGTTATTAATATGACTGCGGAAAAAGGTACAGTGACCAATGAAAAGGGCGAGTTTGATATGATGCTGAAGTTAGGCGATAGTATTTATTTTTCATCGGTGCAGTTTGAAAATGAGTTTAAAGTGATTGGAGAACAGCAGCTGGAGAATGGCTGGACCAAACTTTTATATCCTAAAATGAATGAACTTTCTGAAGTTCAGCTCGATAATATTAAACTTTCGGGAGTGCTTGATCAGGATATCACCAGGATGCCTAAAAGTATTTACGAAAAACTTGGTATTCCATTTCCCAAACCCAGGCGAACGAGTCTTGAGCTCGCTATGCAGGCGAATACGAATGATCCAGTTTCACAGGTAATCAACATGCTTAATGGAACTACCAAGCAACTAAAAAAGGCTGAAGAGAATACCGAATTGACCAAACTGGTCAACCGTGCAAGAAGTCGCATGCAGGAAGCCTATTTCGTAAACGGTTTGGGATTACCTGAAAATGAGGTCGTCAATTTCCTTTATTACTGCGTCGATTTCCCCACCTTTGAAGCCCTGCTTGACGAAACAAAAATATTCGCACTCATGGAATTTTTTGAAGAGAAACTTCCCGAGTTTAAATCAATAAGGCAGCTTGAATAATACTATTCTTATAATTTGAACGTTGAAGTAGGACACGAGAAAACATATGTTATATAAATACCTGGGCGCCGTTTTAATTATTTTCTTATTCTCTGTGAATCTGAAAGCACAGGAAACAGGCTTGCTTAAAGGGCAAATTATTTCTGAAAATAAGGATGTTCAGAATGTTCATATCGTAAACCTTACAAAGGAAACTGGAACTACCAGTGATGGAAACGGAGAATTTTTTATTGGTGCTGAAATTAATGATAGTCTCTTTATTTCTTCGGTTCAGTTTCAGAATAGGACAGTAGTGGTTCGGCAGAATATGATCGAAAGCGGACAAATTGAGATCGAGCTATACGAAGCCATGAACGAACTTTCCGAAGTTTTTATCGATGATATTGAGTTAAGCGGTTACCTCGCAAATGATCTTAATTTAATTTCCATTAAGGAAGTGGAGACCAAAAACCGTTTACAGCAGAATCTTGATGACTTCATCCGGAAAGACAGGGAACTAAATCCCTATTACCAGCCTAGCATGACCGAAGGTATTCGCATTGATAAAATTGCGATGGCTATTGCAGAGAAATTATCGAAAAACAAAGAGATTCCGATAGTTTATAGTCCGAAGGAACTGGCTAATCTTAGTCTGAAAATAGTAGGAGAAGAGTTCTTTAGCAAGGATCTGGATCTTGATGCGAATGAAATTTGTAACTTCCTACTATACTGCGATAGAGATCAGAATTTCGAGAAGCTGGTTCTTAATAATAATGCATTGGTTTTAATTGAAT contains:
- a CDS encoding carboxypeptidase-like regulatory domain-containing protein; translation: MLYKYLGAVLIIFLFSVNLKAQETGLLKGQIISENKDVQNVHIVNLTKETGTTSDGNGEFFIGAEINDSLFISSVQFQNRTVVVRQNMIESGQIEIELYEAMNELSEVFIDDIELSGYLANDLNLISIKEVETKNRLQQNLDDFIRKDRELNPYYQPSMTEGIRIDKIAMAIAEKLSKNKEIPIVYSPKELANLSLKIVGEEFFSKDLDLDANEICNFLLYCDRDQNFEKLVLNNNALVLIEYFETRIESFRNLRAENLNAGRQLPG